One window of Perca flavescens isolate YP-PL-M2 chromosome 15, PFLA_1.0, whole genome shotgun sequence genomic DNA carries:
- the LOC114569892 gene encoding somatostatin receptor type 2: protein MDSWIFPSSPPNLSEHLMYDSFMQSNESDLNGNYTDHSFNKTSTVVITCLYFLVCTVGLCGNSLVIYVILRYAKMKTVTNIYILNLAVADVLFMLGLPFIAIQLALVHWPFGPVLCRVVMTVDSLNQFTSIFCLMVMSIDRYLAVVHPIKSTKWRKPRMAKTINLAVWGVSLMVNLPIVIYSGVSTKHNGCFCTIVWPEPQEAYYTVFMFYTFILGFFLPLLVICLCYLFIIFKVKSSGIRVGSSKRKRSERRVTRMVSIVVAVFVFCWLPFYVFNVTSVTGTISTTPILRSTFAFVVVLGYANSCANPILYAFLSENFKKSFQNVLCLKKVGGLDEADRSDSRQDKSRMINDPTETQSTLLHGDLQTSI from the coding sequence ATGGACTCCTGGATCTTCCCATCATCCCCTCCGAACCTGTCGGAGCACCTCATGTATGACAGCTTCATGCAAAGCAATGAGTCCGACCTCAACGGGAACTACACAGACCACAGCTTCAACAAAACCAGCACGGTGGTCATCACCTGCTTGTACTTTCTGGTTTGCACTGTGGGGCTCTGCGGAAACTCCCTCGTCATCTACGTCATCCTGCGCTACGCCAAGATGAAGACAGTCACCAACATCTACATCCTCAACCTGGCAGTGGCCGACGTGCTCTTCATGCTGGGCCTGCCGTTCATTGCCATCCAGCTGGCGCTGGTCCACTGGCCGTTCGGCCCTGTGCTCTGCAGGGTGGTGATGACCGTTGACTCCCTAAACCAGTTCACATCTATCTTCTGCCTGATGGTCATGAGCATAGACCGCTACCTGGCTGTGGTGCATCCCATTAAATCCACAAAGTGGCGCAAGCCGCGCATGGCGAAGACTATTAACTTAGCAGTGTGGGGGGTGTCACTGATGGTTAATCTGCCCATCGTTATCTACAGCGGAGTCAGCACAAAGCACAACGGCTGCTTCTGCACCATCGTGTGGCCTGAGCCACAAGAGGCCTACTACACAGTGTTCATGTTCTACACCTTCATCCTGGGCTTCTTCCTGCCCCTTTTGGTCATCTGCCTTTGCTACTTGTTCATCATCTTTAAGGTGAAGTCCTCAGGCATCCGTGTGGGCTCCTCCAAGAGGAAGCGCTCAGAGAGAAGGGTGACTCGGATGGTGTCCATCGTGGTGGCAGTGTTCGTCTTCTGCTGGCTGCCTTTCTACGTCTTCAACGTCACCTCGGTGACAGGAACCATCAGCACCACTCCCATCCTGAGGAGCACCTTTGCTTTTGTGGTGGTTTTGGGATACGCCAACAGCTGCGCCAACCCCATCCTCTACGCCTTCCTGTCGGAGAACTTCAAGAAGAGTTTCCAGAATGTTCTGTGTCTTAAGAAGGTGGGTGGGCTGGATGAGGCTGATCGCAGCGACAGCCGGCAGGATAAGTCTCGCATGATAAATGAccccacagagacccaaagtaCTCTGCTGCATGGGGACCTGCAGACCAGCATCTGA